Sequence from the Bremerella volcania genome:
CCAGCAGCGAATATCCCGCATGAAAACAAAAAAAGGCTCCTCGCCGCATTCGACGAGGAGCCTTCTATCGGAGAGACAGAGAGGTCGACGCGTCAAATGCGTTGCCAGCTTCGGCCGGCTCGGAGCGTGGGTTGCTCTGCCCTGAAACCGAAGCCGTTGGAATATTGCGTTATTAGTGGATTGAGATGGGATGACACGGGGTCTCTCCTGATGTTGCCTGGCACTTGCTCAGGCGGCTGGTTGATTGTTCTGGATAGATGGACGTGCCAAACGCCGTGGGGTTCACGCTGGCACGGAGAAAAAGTTGAAAGTTACGGAAGCAGTTCGCAACCCAATACACCCAAAGCGAATCCCAGCACGGCACCCAGTGCCGGTGCCCAGGCCTTTTCTAGCCGGGCCTGAGGCGCGATGTCTTGAAAGACCAAGAATAAGATTCCACCGCCAGCGACGAGTTTGATCGCCGCGACCACGGCCGGGTACTGCGCCAAAAGAAGAAAGCCACCCAGTCCCGCAATCGGTCCGAGGAGTGCCAGAACGCCAAATACCATGACGATCTTGAAGCCGGAAATACCAGGCCCCTGATTCATTTCGCGGTAGGCATTAAATCCTTCGGGAAGATTTTGTAGGGCAATCAAAATGGCTAGCAACGGCCCGGAATTTCCGCCAGCACTAAAAGCCGCTCCTAGTGCCATGGCTTCGGGGATGAAGTCGGACAACATCGCCACGAGCTGCGTGGTGGGGCTATGGTAACGGGCCAGAAGGATATCGAGCCCACAAAAGATGAGCCCTCCCAAGACAAACCACAATACCGAATAGTGGGTAGGGAGTTCTTCTATCCCCTCCGGCACTAAAACCAAGGCCACAGCGGAAAACAAAGCACCGCCACCAAATGCCATCACGGCATGCCGGAATTCCTGCTCAAGCCATTCGCGATGGATATGTTCGATGCGTGCGAAGAGTGCTCCCAGCGGCATCGACATACCGGCCATCAGCGTCAGTAAAGTAACAGTTAACCAAGTGGGCATGAAGCTATTCGAGTTGGACGTAAGGCGAGCTGTCGAAGAACAATTCTAAAGTTATGGCGCGGACTTTGCACGCTGTATAGGATCAATCGAAATAACCAGTGACATGCGACTTGGCGCGCTGTAAGCTGCCAGAGTGGGTGGCTCTGCAACCAGCATGGTGTTTTCTAAACCATCGAGGCGCTTCGAGTTGGAATAAGGAGATACTTTGACATGGAACCGCAATTGATTCAAACGCTCCTAGACGACCCGAGCCAGATTTGCGTCTCAATCTACATGCCCATGTTTCGCTGGGGCCGCGAAGTTCAGCAAAATGAAATCCGCTACAAGAATTTGATGAAAGATACGGCGACGCTGCTTCAAAGCGATGAAGTTTGTGACGCCGATTGCCGCAAAGCCATTCTTAAGCGGTTGGAAGACTTTGGAGATGACGAAACGCACCAAGCATGGCGTCATCCTTCCGCCGGTTTAGCACTCTTCGTTACGCCAGACTCT
This genomic interval carries:
- a CDS encoding ZIP family metal transporter; protein product: MPTWLTVTLLTLMAGMSMPLGALFARIEHIHREWLEQEFRHAVMAFGGGALFSAVALVLVPEGIEELPTHYSVLWFVLGGLIFCGLDILLARYHSPTTQLVAMLSDFIPEAMALGAAFSAGGNSGPLLAILIALQNLPEGFNAYREMNQGPGISGFKIVMVFGVLALLGPIAGLGGFLLLAQYPAVVAAIKLVAGGGILFLVFQDIAPQARLEKAWAPALGAVLGFALGVLGCELLP